The Saccharopolyspora gregorii genomic interval GCTGGACCGCCGGGTGTTCCCGTTCGAACGCACCTGGGTGCACGCCCGCGACGTCGAGCAGGTCGCCCGCGCCATCGAGGACATGGTCACCCAGTCCAGCGGCCCGTACTTCGCCGCGCTGTGGGGCCTCGCGCTGGCCGCCCGCCACGCCGCCGCCGACGCGCCCGACCAGGTCACCGAGCGGGTCCGCGCGGCCGCGGACCGGCTCATCGCCACCCGGCCCACCAACGACCACCAGCGGCTCGCCGCGGCGTTCGTGCTCGACGCCGTCGACGCCGCCCGCGCCCGCGGCGAGGACTCCCCGGCGGAACTCGCCGCCGCCGCGCTGGCCGGGGCGCGCGCCGGGGACGCCGACTACCGGGGGCGCAGCCGCGCCATGGGCGAGGCCGCCGCGCGGCTGCTGCCCGACGGCGCCCGGGTGCTCACCCACTGCTGGGGCGACCTGTACCTGACCGAGACGGTCGCCGCCGCCCAGCGCGCGGGCAAGGAACTCACCTTCTACTGCACCGAAACCCGCCCCTACCTGCAAGGCGCCCGGCTCACCGCCGAAACCCTCGCCGAGATGGGCGTACCCACCACGCTGATCACCGACGGCATGGGCGCTTCGCTGTTCAGCCGGGGCGAGGTGGACGCGCTGATCACCGCCAGCGACCGGGTCACCCTCGACGGGCACGTCGTCAACAAGGTCGGCACGCTGCAGCTCGCCGTCGCCGCGCACGCCTTCGGCGTGCCGTACCACGCGCTGTGCCACGAGCCGGACCCGAAATCCCCCACCGCGGCGGACGTGCCGATCGAGCACCGCGACGGCGACGAAGTGCTGCACACCCTCGGGCGGCGCACCGCCAGCGAACGCGTCCGGGGCCACTACCCCGCGTTCGACGTGACCCCGCCCCGGTTCGTCACCA includes:
- a CDS encoding s-methyl-5-thioribose-1-phosphate isomerase → MPLITDPATPPVLADSVRLADDGVHLLDRRVFPFERTWVHARDVEQVARAIEDMVTQSSGPYFAALWGLALAARHAAADAPDQVTERVRAAADRLIATRPTNDHQRLAAAFVLDAVDAARARGEDSPAELAAAALAGARAGDADYRGRSRAMGEAAARLLPDGARVLTHCWGDLYLTETVAAAQRAGKELTFYCTETRPYLQGARLTAETLAEMGVPTTLITDGMGASLFSRGEVDALITASDRVTLDGHVVNKVGTLQLAVAAHAFGVPYHALCHEPDPKSPTAADVPIEHRDGDEVLHTLGRRTASERVRGHYPAFDVTPPRFVTTVVTDRGPFAPGALAGYEHPTHDQGEQE